One genomic window of Pieris rapae chromosome 15, ilPieRapa1.1, whole genome shotgun sequence includes the following:
- the LOC111000369 gene encoding glucose-6-phosphatase 2, with amino-acid sequence MKEHLYALGVTCIQLIQYWCSDYAPFLEQVNNFYNPNNVLDILFPVISFVDSVFASQLLLVTSFGGWLNCILKWWFLEDRPYWWVQETNYYIGSERPKLLQTSQTCETGPGNPSGHTATAASVLVLAIMWISHIFNDRKWKTSIWKYAVYPLFGSLLISVMLARMYIGTHFPHQCIIGAIIGAFLAPALCIYISDPYIWQYGSYLKYSPKQSIKFHMTCAVTAIAMCLVAFYTLVLSGIDPEYTVRLAFRWCDNPEDIHVSTTPMFAMVQCTGAMLGWSMFVTPAVARFRHDTYKRSFVVSALLTFVITYGLRCAEASIPDDNITTFYSLNFIINIIKPLLYLRVLPELSMLPFKDKPQNYFK; translated from the exons ATGAAGGAACATTTGTACGCACTCGGAGTTACCTGCATCCAACTTATCCAATATtg GTGCTCAGATTATGCTCCATTCTTAGAGCAAGTGAACAATTTCTATAATCCAAACAATGTACTCGATATATTGTTCCCAGTTATATCATTTGTGGACTCTGTATTTGCTTCACAGCTCTTACTTGTCACATCATTTGGTGGCTGGCTAAATTGCATATTAAAATG GTGGTTCCTAGAAGACAGACCATACTGGTGGGTCCAAGAAACAAACTACTATATAGGATCTGAAAGGCCTAAGTTGTTACAAACATCTCAAACATGTGAAACGGGGCCAGGAAATCCTTCTGGGCATACAGCTACTGCAGCTTCCGTTCTAGTTCTTGCTATTATGTGGATTTCTCACATTTTTAATGATCG cAAATGGAAGACGTCTATTTGGAAGTATGCCGTATACCCATTGTTTGGAAGTCTACTGATTAGTGTGATGTTGGCAAGGATGTACATAGGTACACACTTTCCACACCAGTGTATTATAGGAGCAATAATTg GTGCGTTCCTGGCTCCAGCACTATGCATATATATATCGGATCCCTATATATGGCAATATGGCTCCTACTTGAAATATTCACCAAAgcaatcaattaaatttcacatgACATGCGCAGTGACAGCTATTGCAATGTGTCTCGTTGCATTTTATACATTGGTATTGAGTGGAATTGATCCCGAATATACTGTGAGATTG gctTTCCGTTGGTGTGATAATCCAGAAGACATCCATGTTTCAACAACTCCAATGTTCGCAATGGTCCAatgcacgggtgcaatgctcgGATGGTCTATGTTCGTTACTCCAGCCGTTGCGAG ATTTCGCCACGACACATACAAGAGATCGTTCGTAGTTTCAGCCCTTTTGACTTTTGTTATAACTTACGGATTGCGCTGCGCAGAAGCATCTATACCCGATGACAACATTACGACATTTTATTCACTGAATTTCATCATAAACATCATAAAACCACTTCTCTATCTGAGAGTATTGCCAGAGTTGTCGATGTTGCCGTTCAAGGACAAAcctcaaaattattttaaataa